In the Halichoerus grypus chromosome 4, mHalGry1.hap1.1, whole genome shotgun sequence genome, one interval contains:
- the AMER2 gene encoding APC membrane recruitment protein 2 isoform X1, which yields MTVAWREPTADESCLARSVSMETSRSSRGGGGGEAVSERGGGGGCGGGGGDRASAGVCRRKEEAGARTLAADMDLHCDCAAETPAAEQPSGKINKAAFKLFKKRKSGGTMPSIFGVKNKGDGKGSGPTGMVRSRTHDGLAEVVVLESSKKEEPRGGGDSGGGGGGGGRSGGRPNPGPPRAAGTGVGSLANSSVAKSHSFFSLLKKNGRSENGKGEPADASKAGGKQKRGLKGLFSSMRWHKKDKRAKAEAKGERAGAPGGLILPGSLTASLECVKEETPGPAGEPEKPCRDAPRDPAGELGGGEPGPASADSAHVPDRREAHSPGVPKAESARGEDAAGHRRAEKPRAPPELGAGEVQTAEDASRTGDVPVKTIPLVDSECGSGRAAAVPDPSSVDPPSDPSADRICLMFSDVTSLKSFDSLTGCGDIIADQEDEAGPSCDKHAPGPGKPVLSKKNPGVVAYQGGGEEMASPEELDDTYLQEFWDMLSQTEDQGPGPQEGAAKAAAALETKVVAETSKDARCAEGAKDVSLGKHKRLNRIPIELHPKEEPKQPEKEQQEGIPNSDEGYWDSTTPGPEEDSAGSGKKAGIPRDSYSGDALYDLYADPDGSPAVVAANEETSCLSRLKPVSPVTITCPLRTPGSLLKDSKIPISIKHLANLPSSHPVVHQQPVRSEMPRTKIPVSKVLVRRVSNRGLAGTTLRAAACHDSAKKL from the coding sequence ATGACAGTGGCCTGGCGCGAGCCCACGGCTGACGAAAGCTGCTTAGCCCGCTCGGTTTCCATGGAGACAAGCAGGAGcagccgcggcggcggcggcggcgaggctGTCAGcgagcgcggcggcggcggcggctgcggcggcggcggcggcgatcGCGCGTCCGCGGGGGtctgcaggaggaaggaggaggccgGGGCCCGGACCCTCGCGGCAGACATGGACTTGCATTGTGATTGTGCTGCCGAAACGCCGGCCGCCGAGCAGCCGTCGGGGAAGATTAATAAAGCTGCTTTCAAATTATTCAAGAAGAGGAAATCGGGTGGCACCATGCCCAGCATTTTTGGGGTCAAAAACAAAGGGGATGGGAAAGGCTCGGGTCCGACGGGCATGGTGAGGAGCCGGACCCACGACGGCTTAGCGGAGGTGGTGGTGCTGGAGAGCAGCAAGAAGGAGGAGCCGCGCGGCGGGGGCGAcagcgggggcggcggcggcgggggtggCCGCAGCGGGGGGCGGCCGAACCCGGGTCCCCCCAGGGCGGCCGGGACCGGCGTGGGCTCCCTGGCCAACAGCTCGGTGGCGAAGTCGCACAGCTTCTTCTCCCTGTTGAAGAAGAACGGGCGATCGGAGAACGGCAAGGGCGAGCCGGCGGACGCGAGCAAGGCTGGCGGCAAACAAAAGAGAGGGCTGAAGGGGCTCTTCAGCAGCATGCGCTGGCACAAGAAGGACAAGCGGGCCAAGGCGGAGGCGAAGGGCGAGCGCGCGGGGGCCCCGGGCGGCCTCATCCTGCCGGGCTCGCTCACCGCCAGCCTGGAGTGCGTCAAGGAGGAAACGCCCGGACCCGCCGGCGAGCCGGAGAAGCCCTGCAGGGACGCGCCGCGAGACCCAGCAGGTGAGCTCGGAGGGGGAGAGCCGGGGCCGGCCTCCGCCGATAGCGCCCACGTGCCGGACCGCCGAGAGGCCCACAGCCCCGGGGTCCCTAAGGCCGAAAGCGCCCGGGGAGAGGACGCCGCGGGGCATCGGCGCGCCGAGAAGCCCCGGGCACCCCCCGAGCTGGGCGCTGGGGAGGTCCAGACGGCCGAGGATGCCTCCAGGACAGGTGACGTTCCGGTAAAGACCATCCCCCTTGTCGACTCGGAATGCGGCAGCGGCCGAGCGGCGGCCGTCCCTGACCCTTCCTCTGTTGATCCACCCTCAGACCCATCGGCCGATCGTATTTGTTTGATGTTTTCTGACGTGACTTCACTGAAAAGCTTTGACTCTCTTACAGGCTGTGGAGATATTATTGCAGACCAAGAGGACGAGGCAGGTCCCAGCTGTGACAAGCATGCCCCCGGGCCAGGCAAACCAGTTCTCTCTAAAAAGAACCCCGGCGTGGTGGCCTAccaaggaggaggggaggagatggCGAGCCCGGAGGAGCTGGACGACACCTATCTCCAGGAATTCTGGGACATGCTCTCCCAGACTGAGGACCAAGGACCAGGGCCCCAAGAGGGAGCGGCCAAGGCGGCGGCAGCCCTGGAAACCAAGGTGGTGGCCGAGACGTCCAAAGACGCCAGGTGTGCGGAAGGGGCCAAGGACGTGTCCTTGGGCAAGCACAAGAGGCTCAACCGGATTCCCATCGAGCTCCATCCCAAGGAGGAGCCTAAACAGCCCGAGAAGGAGCAGCAGGAAGGCATCCCCAATAGTGACGAGGGCTACTGGGATTCCACCACTCCGGGCCCGGAGGAAGACAGCGCGGGCAGCGGCAAAAAGGCGGGCATCCCCCGGGATAGCTACAGCGGAGACGCGCTCTACGATCTCTACGCAGATCCGGACGGAAGCCCGGCCGTCGTTGCCGCCAACGAGGAGACGTCCTGCTTGTCCCGGTTAAAGCCTGTGTCTCCAGTCACCATCACCTGTCCACTGCGAACACCAGGCAGTTTGCTGAAGGACTCTAAAATCCCTATCAGCATCAAGCACCTCGCGAACCTTCCATCCAGCCATCCGGTAGTGCACCAGCAACCAGTCAGGAGTGAGATGCCCAGAACAAAAATCCCAGTTTCCAAAGTGCTGGTCCGCAGGGTCAGCAACCGGGGTTTGGCTGGGACCACCCTCCGGGCAGCGGCGTGCCATGACAGTGCCAAAAAGTTGTGA
- the AMER2 gene encoding APC membrane recruitment protein 2 isoform X2 encodes MTVAWREPTADESCLARSVSMETSRSSRGGGGGEAVSERGGGGGCGGGGGDRASAGVCRRKEEAGARTLAADMDLHCDCAAETPAAEQPSGKINKAAFKLFKKRKSGGTMPSIFGVKNKGDGKGSGPTGMVRSRTHDGLAEVVVLESSKKEEPRGGGDSGGGGGGGGRSGGRPNPGPPRAAGTGVGSLANSSVAKSHSFFSLLKKNGRSENGKGEPADASKAGGKQKRGLKGLFSSMRWHKKDKRAKAEAKGERAGAPGGLILPGSLTASLECVKEETPGPAGEPEKPCRDAPRDPAGCGDIIADQEDEAGPSCDKHAPGPGKPVLSKKNPGVVAYQGGGEEMASPEELDDTYLQEFWDMLSQTEDQGPGPQEGAAKAAAALETKVVAETSKDARCAEGAKDVSLGKHKRLNRIPIELHPKEEPKQPEKEQQEGIPNSDEGYWDSTTPGPEEDSAGSGKKAGIPRDSYSGDALYDLYADPDGSPAVVAANEETSCLSRLKPVSPVTITCPLRTPGSLLKDSKIPISIKHLANLPSSHPVVHQQPVRSEMPRTKIPVSKVLVRRVSNRGLAGTTLRAAACHDSAKKL; translated from the exons ATGACAGTGGCCTGGCGCGAGCCCACGGCTGACGAAAGCTGCTTAGCCCGCTCGGTTTCCATGGAGACAAGCAGGAGcagccgcggcggcggcggcggcgaggctGTCAGcgagcgcggcggcggcggcggctgcggcggcggcggcggcgatcGCGCGTCCGCGGGGGtctgcaggaggaaggaggaggccgGGGCCCGGACCCTCGCGGCAGACATGGACTTGCATTGTGATTGTGCTGCCGAAACGCCGGCCGCCGAGCAGCCGTCGGGGAAGATTAATAAAGCTGCTTTCAAATTATTCAAGAAGAGGAAATCGGGTGGCACCATGCCCAGCATTTTTGGGGTCAAAAACAAAGGGGATGGGAAAGGCTCGGGTCCGACGGGCATGGTGAGGAGCCGGACCCACGACGGCTTAGCGGAGGTGGTGGTGCTGGAGAGCAGCAAGAAGGAGGAGCCGCGCGGCGGGGGCGAcagcgggggcggcggcggcgggggtggCCGCAGCGGGGGGCGGCCGAACCCGGGTCCCCCCAGGGCGGCCGGGACCGGCGTGGGCTCCCTGGCCAACAGCTCGGTGGCGAAGTCGCACAGCTTCTTCTCCCTGTTGAAGAAGAACGGGCGATCGGAGAACGGCAAGGGCGAGCCGGCGGACGCGAGCAAGGCTGGCGGCAAACAAAAGAGAGGGCTGAAGGGGCTCTTCAGCAGCATGCGCTGGCACAAGAAGGACAAGCGGGCCAAGGCGGAGGCGAAGGGCGAGCGCGCGGGGGCCCCGGGCGGCCTCATCCTGCCGGGCTCGCTCACCGCCAGCCTGGAGTGCGTCAAGGAGGAAACGCCCGGACCCGCCGGCGAGCCGGAGAAGCCCTGCAGGGACGCGCCGCGAGACCCAGCAG GCTGTGGAGATATTATTGCAGACCAAGAGGACGAGGCAGGTCCCAGCTGTGACAAGCATGCCCCCGGGCCAGGCAAACCAGTTCTCTCTAAAAAGAACCCCGGCGTGGTGGCCTAccaaggaggaggggaggagatggCGAGCCCGGAGGAGCTGGACGACACCTATCTCCAGGAATTCTGGGACATGCTCTCCCAGACTGAGGACCAAGGACCAGGGCCCCAAGAGGGAGCGGCCAAGGCGGCGGCAGCCCTGGAAACCAAGGTGGTGGCCGAGACGTCCAAAGACGCCAGGTGTGCGGAAGGGGCCAAGGACGTGTCCTTGGGCAAGCACAAGAGGCTCAACCGGATTCCCATCGAGCTCCATCCCAAGGAGGAGCCTAAACAGCCCGAGAAGGAGCAGCAGGAAGGCATCCCCAATAGTGACGAGGGCTACTGGGATTCCACCACTCCGGGCCCGGAGGAAGACAGCGCGGGCAGCGGCAAAAAGGCGGGCATCCCCCGGGATAGCTACAGCGGAGACGCGCTCTACGATCTCTACGCAGATCCGGACGGAAGCCCGGCCGTCGTTGCCGCCAACGAGGAGACGTCCTGCTTGTCCCGGTTAAAGCCTGTGTCTCCAGTCACCATCACCTGTCCACTGCGAACACCAGGCAGTTTGCTGAAGGACTCTAAAATCCCTATCAGCATCAAGCACCTCGCGAACCTTCCATCCAGCCATCCGGTAGTGCACCAGCAACCAGTCAGGAGTGAGATGCCCAGAACAAAAATCCCAGTTTCCAAAGTGCTGGTCCGCAGGGTCAGCAACCGGGGTTTGGCTGGGACCACCCTCCGGGCAGCGGCGTGCCATGACAGTGCCAAAAAGTTGTGA